In one window of Paracoccus saliphilus DNA:
- the gph gene encoding phosphoglycolate phosphatase (PGP is an essential enzyme in the glycolate salvage pathway in higher organisms (photorespiration in plants). Phosphoglycolate results from the oxidase activity of RubisCO in the Calvin cycle when concentrations of carbon dioxide are low relative to oxygen. This enzyme is a member of the Haloacid Dehalogenase (HAD) superfamily of aspartate-nucleophile hydrolase enzymes (PF00702).): MNVCLAPCPIVFDLDGTLIDSAPDIHACVNAVLREFHISPLNLDQVRSFIGGGVEILWRKIGAATGTGPAGQRDMLASFMTRYHAATSLTRLFPNVEETLGILADRGHPLGICTNKPLHPTKAILDHFGIRDLFGHIIGGDSLPEKKPDPAPLRAALAGLGAHPGMPHAVYVGDSEFDATCAAAVPVPFVIYSRGYRQTPIDQLPHHAAFDDFTALPSLVETASASVG; this comes from the coding sequence ATGAACGTGTGCCTGGCCCCCTGCCCGATCGTTTTCGATCTTGACGGCACACTGATCGACAGCGCCCCCGATATCCATGCCTGCGTCAATGCGGTGCTGCGTGAGTTTCACATTTCGCCATTGAACCTGGATCAGGTGCGCAGCTTCATCGGAGGCGGCGTGGAGATTCTGTGGCGAAAGATCGGTGCGGCGACCGGAACGGGTCCTGCCGGACAGCGCGACATGCTTGCCTCTTTCATGACGCGCTACCACGCTGCGACCTCGCTGACGCGATTGTTTCCCAATGTCGAGGAAACATTGGGTATCCTGGCGGATCGCGGGCATCCGCTCGGAATCTGTACCAACAAGCCTCTACATCCAACCAAGGCTATTCTGGATCATTTCGGGATACGTGATCTCTTCGGGCACATCATCGGTGGCGACTCGCTGCCCGAGAAAAAGCCCGATCCCGCCCCGTTGCGGGCGGCGCTGGCAGGGCTTGGCGCTCATCCCGGGATGCCCCATGCGGTCTATGTCGGTGACAGCGAGTTCGACGCGACCTGTGCGGCGGCGGTCCCGGTGCCCTTCGTGATCTATAGCCGGGGATATCGACAAACCCCCATCGATCAGCTTCCCCATCATGCGGCCTTCGACGACTTCACGGCTCTTCCGAGCCTTGTCGAGACGGCGAGTGCCTCTGTCGGGTGA
- a CDS encoding thioredoxin family protein, whose amino-acid sequence MAVTPPVCDFGAPWHDFTLPDPDGRMHGLDEIKGPKGTLIMFICNHCPYVQSVIDRIVRDAKALQEAGIGVVAISANDVAEYPQDGPEQMKVEAAKHGFTFPYLYDETQEVARAYGAECTPDFFGYNADGELQYRGRLDASRRNAAPADAPRELYEAMLQISVTGKGPEEQVPSMGCSIKWKAA is encoded by the coding sequence ATGGCTGTCACACCCCCCGTTTGCGATTTCGGCGCGCCATGGCATGATTTCACCCTGCCCGATCCGGATGGCCGCATGCATGGGCTTGACGAGATTAAAGGCCCGAAGGGCACACTGATCATGTTCATCTGCAATCACTGCCCCTATGTTCAATCCGTGATCGACCGGATCGTGCGTGATGCGAAAGCCCTGCAAGAGGCGGGTATCGGCGTCGTGGCCATTTCGGCCAATGATGTCGCGGAATATCCGCAGGATGGCCCGGAGCAAATGAAAGTCGAGGCCGCAAAACATGGTTTTACCTTTCCCTATCTCTATGATGAGACGCAGGAAGTCGCGCGGGCCTATGGGGCCGAATGCACACCGGATTTCTTCGGCTACAATGCGGACGGAGAATTGCAATATCGCGGTCGCCTGGATGCCTCGCGCCGCAACGCTGCCCCCGCCGATGCCCCGAGGGAACTGTATGAAGCCATGCTCCAGATTTCCGTGACCGGAAAAGGCCCGGAAGAACAGGTGCCTTCGATGGGATGCTCGATAAAGTGGAAGGCCGCATGA
- a CDS encoding MBL fold metallo-hydrolase, with protein sequence MKLNRRRVLQSAAALSLFGTRSWAITEAEFDDFTIRSVSDGKLVLPVGFFVAEGADPTEAQPILSEAGVTGDTFDSPLNLTLMTRGDETILFDAGSGPDFMPTAGKLPEALAAIDISPDQVTHVIFTHAHPDHIWGVLDDFDEPAFVNARYMIGRIERDYWLDPTTPETIDPARLSFVAGAKRRIETLGDLLEVFEDGDEILPGIKAIMTPGHTPGHTSFDLADQLFVAGDVITNPHLAFRRPDILSGSDQDPEFSAETRRNILNMLSESDMKILGYHLPKGGIGKVRRENDGFAFISG encoded by the coding sequence ATGAAACTGAATCGTCGCCGAGTGTTGCAGTCCGCCGCCGCTCTGAGCTTGTTCGGAACGCGCAGCTGGGCCATCACTGAAGCCGAGTTTGATGATTTCACCATTCGTAGCGTTTCGGATGGAAAGCTCGTCCTGCCTGTCGGGTTCTTCGTTGCCGAAGGCGCAGATCCGACCGAGGCCCAACCGATTCTGTCGGAAGCTGGTGTCACCGGTGATACATTCGACTCGCCGCTCAACCTGACACTGATGACGCGTGGCGATGAGACCATTCTGTTCGACGCAGGTTCCGGCCCGGACTTCATGCCGACAGCCGGGAAGCTCCCCGAGGCGTTGGCCGCAATCGATATCTCTCCCGACCAGGTCACGCATGTCATTTTCACTCATGCTCATCCAGATCATATCTGGGGCGTTCTGGACGATTTCGACGAACCGGCATTCGTGAATGCACGCTACATGATCGGACGGATCGAGCGTGACTACTGGCTTGATCCCACCACGCCCGAGACAATCGATCCGGCACGGTTGAGTTTCGTCGCCGGAGCAAAGCGGCGGATCGAGACTCTGGGTGATTTGCTTGAAGTTTTCGAGGATGGCGACGAAATATTACCGGGAATCAAGGCGATCATGACTCCCGGGCATACGCCAGGCCATACGAGCTTCGACCTGGCCGATCAGTTGTTTGTCGCCGGTGATGTCATCACCAATCCGCATCTAGCGTTCCGCCGGCCCGATATTCTGTCCGGCAGCGATCAAGATCCGGAATTTTCTGCAGAAACGAGGCGTAACATATTGAATATGCTTTCAGAATCAGATATGAAGATATTGGGATATCATCTCCCGAAGGGAGGGATCGGCAAGGTCCGGCGCGAGAACGACGGTTTTGCCTTCATATCCGGTTAA